cccaaccccaaccccaaccccaaccccaaccccaaccccaaccccaaccccaaccccaaccccaaccccactgaatctctcatattcatatatCTAACTTATATTATTTAATCTGATGGTATTTTCGTACAATAAATTACTACGATCAAATAGTTTCTGTTGGAAAAAGAGACCCAAGGTATTCTTTCGTGACCTGTTAGGTCGTTTCAaagttcttctcttctttcacTTCTTCCCTATACAAGCTCTCCagtttcttttccctttcctcAAGCGCTTCCTTGAGAGTGTTCATGCGACTGAAGTAATTCTTCCTGCCTTGTTCTATCTTAAATTGCTAAGTAGACATATCCTTACCTCGTATCGCTTGATCCTATCCTTTATGCGCTGCTTGTCCTCTTTCACTTTGTCGGCTATGGATTTTTTGGCTTAGATTGTTTCGTATTTTCGCTAATCGATGCACTCCTTGATCACTTTGGACTATAGCAGACTCATTTGTCTAAGCTTTTCCGTTTTGTATTCGTTACGGGAACGGTTAAGAAGAGAGGCCCTATTCTTCTCCTCCCTAATCCGAAAGATGGTATTTTTCCGCTTTTCCAGCTCATCGTGCTCCATCTTTACCTTGATCATCTTCTAGATGGTGAGGATCTTGGTCATCATATGCGCATCGTTTATTTTATCGATTTGGTTCTTAAGTAGCATGCTTTGCTTCTCTGCCCTTTCGGCAAGATGCTCAATTTGGTATAGCCTCTGCTGAGCTTTGattatgttttgttttgattCCTTATTCTTGGTCTGGTACTCGCTAATGGCGTCCacaatcaattttttcttctcaaaaagcTTTTCAAACTCATCGATGCCGAAATAGAGCTGCATGTCTTTCTTGACGAGGCTTTGCTCGATATCCTCCATGAAATTTTCATCAAGCTCCAACCGTTATTTGTTCTGGACGATGCGGCCCTTGCTACTCATGACTATTAAATATATTAGTTATGAAAGTGGTATGGTATGTATTCATATGGATGGATTTACGAATGATTGATCAATTGGTCCAAAGGATAATCGCGATACCCTTCTGGTAGAGTGTGGTCTTGTTCTTACCGCATTTCACCTTCAAACTCATGATGAGGTTCTTCCTTGTCCTGTTGAGATAGACAGGCACCATCATCTCGTCAGCTTAAACCGTCTTCGATGCCACCTTTCTCCACCTCATCAGCATTTGCGGAAGAGGCTTACCGATCGCCTCCTTTTCGCCGATAGGAACGATGACGTTGTTTTATGACCAGTTTCCTCCTTCAATTCTCATGCCAGTCATCAGCAGTGATTCTTCGTTAAGATCCTGGTTGCTGTATCTTTCGGTCTGCAGTTCAAGCTCCTCCAGCGACCAGCCATTCCTTTGCGCAACGAACTGCCTGGTGGCGGTCATGTAGGCTTCAGGGAAGAGGAGACCACCGAACCAAACACCAGAGCTCTGGTAGGAACGACTAGCAATCAATCTGTTGAACTGTTCGAAGCGCTTCTGGAGGTCGATGATGTAGCTGGTCAGGTTGATCGTGTTAtcgatgatgaagctgacccacATCTTGGGAACAGAGTCGGAGTGGATTTCCTTGCAAAGCTCTCTTAAGACGTTGGTGGCAAGGGTCTTGCCGTTGCACATCTCCTGGATGTCTCCACTGTACTTGATAATCGTGTTGAGCAACTTAGTAGCCACTGTGACTTCTCTTTCCAAGAATCGGAAAAGCGGATTGTTCATGAGTTCCTCAGTCCTTTCCAGCTTGGTAACTTCTCTTGGGAGGATCTGAATGTATTTTGTAACTTTTTCGTTGACTTCTGAGAGCCACTTGAGTTGGCTgctctttttctcctcttttttcttctcgaGAGTGACTTATTCCTCGTTGACGTCTTGCAGCTTGTGGAGCTATGTGATGGCTCTTGCTGTTTCGGATGTCTTTAGCAGTTTTTCGACGTTGGGAGGAAGGCCGCTCCAGGTGGGGCTTTCCAGATCTGGCATTTTCTATACCCAGTTGAGGAATTGCGAGTATTTGATACCGTCTGGCATTCTGAGGATGGTCTCTCCTGGGTCTTCGGTCTTGTAGAGGGGATAACTGGAGTCGAATGATTCAGGAGTGAAGAACATTTAAACCAAACTGACCAAGATCTTGCTGTCATACTCGTTGTCCACCTTACCTCCGTACAAGTTTTCAATCAGGATGGTCTTGAAAGCGTCCCAAGGAATCTTGTTGATATCGATGTTGTTCCTTGATCCCATGGCGTCAATGTACTCGTCGATTAGATCCAAACCGCATCTCTGGTCGGCCTCGTTGAACTCGTAAACCTTGGTCCAACCGATTGGAGTGTATCGAAGTCTTTCCAGAATGACGGCGTGCAGCCAGCCAAGCAAGAAGTGAAGTCTGCTTCTCTACACAGGGAGGCGGTCTGATCTGGCTGGAGATAAAACTGTCTTGTAGGTTCTGATAAGGGATGCTTTGATTCCAGCTGCAGGCTCGAAGACCAGCTTGTATGATTGTCTGATCAAAGTAGAAGGAATTTTTGGTGAAAATTCAGCAGTGAGGAAGAGTCTGAAGTTGGCATGAGGAGCCAAGACGTGGATTTTCTTCTCCAGTTCTGAGAGCCAGCTGGGAGCAAGATGGACATTCTTTAGCATGATCCAGCTGCCGGTCTTGACACCCTCCTTGATGGCCTTGTCGGCAAGCTCGAATCCTTCAGCGCTTCCGATGGCCACTGAAAGCAGCTTAGAGTTGGTTTATTTGCTTAGCTGCTCCACCTTGAAACTGGGATCAAATCCAGGAGCACTGGAAAGTAGGATTGGTTCTTTTGATTTGCAGGCCAAAATCATGCTCTTGAAGTCTGCAGTGTAGTCCTCACGACATTCTTCTCCCAGGACTGCTTTAACCAACTGATATGCAATTGGATTGAATTTATCAGGCCTAAAGACCTTGATAAGGATGAGATTGATAAGCTGTTTACCCAAAGGTGAAGCCTCTGACTTTATTCTAGGGATTTTCTCTTCAGGATTGGCGCTGTTGAGGAAATCAAGCCAATTCCTTTCATCGTTTTCGATGTTCTCGATAAGATTCATGAAGACGGGATGGTCAGTAAGTTCTTAAATCTGCTTGAGCTGTTCTTCGTTGAGGTGGCCCTCAAGGAACTGCTTGGAAAGACGGGTGGAAAGGATGGTAGTGGGCCTGATGAGGGCGTCAAAGAGTCCCTTTTCCTCGCTCTTCAGCTTAATTGAGACCAGCTTGAGGCAGAAGATGATGAGATCCTTAGAGAGAAGAGAGTTGGCAACTCTGAGGAAAATCTTTTCGAAAATAGAGTTATAAATGGagtcttttctcttctcataGTCCTTTCTATcgattttcttcaatttctcaTCGGAATCGAGCAATTTAAGAATGGTATCCATGAAGAAGGTGAGACTATACTCATAGAGATAGTGAAGGGCAGACATGGACTCTAGTGCAAAGTAGACCTTGCTGGCAGCTTCGGCGATTGGCTTGTATCCATTAGTCACGTTTTCGACTTCGCTCATGATGACGTTAgacttcttcatctcctcagtGATCTTGCTTGCCTCTGTCTTCAATTTTTCCAAAGTGGAAATCACAGATTCGCTCTCCAGAATGGATCCTTGGACGTTGCTCAAGGCATCAAGCAAAGAATCCTCAAGTTCTCTCAGTTTGACAATGTATTCTCCTTGTATCTTCATCAAGCTCAAGCGTTTCTCTTCGACGTCTGGCCTTTCGTTTCTGAGGAAAATGTTGAGGCATTGGTCTTCCAGCGATGAGGAAGTGATGGTGAAGTTGACAAAGGTAACTCTGGAGCAGAGGTCGGGTGTGAACTTGGCGTTGCTGTTTCTGGTGATCATGAACATGGTGAAATTGGGATTGAAATCAATCTCTTGGTCACCCACACGGATCAGCACCATTCCTCCTGTCTTGTAGACTTCCTTGTTGAGGACTGAGTTTAGAATTGGCTCGATTTTCTCCACGTCCTGCACGATTAGAGGACGACCGAACCTCAAAgatttttccaagtttttgAGGAAGGCGTCATCAGCAAACGACGAAAGGATGAAGCTCTTATCGCAAGGAGGGAAAGCAAGTATTCCATGGCTTGGCCTGCAGGATCGATGATCAGAGGATACTTGTGGTACCGTTTCATGATGATTGCATTCTCTGTGCAGAGATCATCAGAGGGCATTTGTGAGATCTCCAGACAAGGCGTTCGTTGGGATTTGACAAGAATTCGATGAGTGAAAGCTCCTCTCTGTACTTAACGCGGTTGTTGGAAAGATTTCCTCTCCAGACATGGTTGAGCATTTTTCTGTAGTAATGGTCGAAGAAACCGATGTAAGCGAGGAAAGCTGATGAAAGGAAAACGTCACCCAAGACTGAAGCCAACtgaactttgaaatttttgctTGTGTCCTCCCAACGGTATTTTTCAGAGGAAAGGTTGTTGAGCAGCCTCTTACTTCTTGTCACTTTATCCTCGACCTTTGCCATATCAGTCACGATTTCCTGTTTCTCTCTGATCAATGTCTCATACTGTTGCTCCAACAATTTCGTCTTTTTCTCTAATTATCGATGGTGTTTGCAAGTTCTTGTGACTGTTTTTCAAGACTGCTTCCCTCTTCCTGCAGTTTGGCGATTTCTTTCTTCATGGGGTCGACTCTGGTAAGGATGTCAGCGTATGCCAGCTGAGACTATGCCCAGCCTGCCAGTGCACCAGCTGCACTGGATGCCTTGGTGATGGCTTCAAGTTTCCAGTTGTCCGACCTGATGAATTCCTTAAGCACGTAGTCCTTCACCTTTTCGTGGATGTCGTCAGCCTTGAGCTCCTGGATCTGCTTGGTAAAGTTGTTAGACATAAGACTCTTGATCTCTGCCCAAGTCACCTCCTTGCCTCCCTTGGGAAGGAACTTAGGATCCTTGTTGATCATGTAGTAGATAGGCTTTAATGCCAGTTCCACATTGGCTGGAGGTTTGCTGTAACTCTTGATTGTGTTGAGATCGTTGTTGCTGATGTTTTCGACGTTCTTTTTGGCGGCGAGGAGAGCAGGCTCTGCTTTGGCCAAATCTGCCTAAACTGCTGTCTTTTTCTAGTGAATTTCGATTCGCTTTGCCTCCAAGACCACCTTAAGCTTTGAGCTCTAATCTTGTTTCTCTTTGGCTTTGGTCTTCTCCTGGACGATCAGCGTCATTTTTTCGCTGGcctacttttctttcttttaaagcTCTGCCTTTTTGAGATCTAAACTGCCTTGCATCTCCAGGACTTGGGTTTCAGTTTGTTTGAGTTTATCAAGACCGACGTTTAGATGGAATGTTGATCCTCCAACATGGATTTTTTATCATTGTACTGTTCAACGAAATGCTTGATGAAGTCGAGGAAATCTCTGGGTGTGATGTAGTTGAACTTTTTAgcagattttgccaattttttattcaattcaaTCACAGTGCTGTGCATGCCCACGATGGTGTTGATCAGGATGGCATGTCTAGCCTCATCCTCCTGCACTGGAGGATCAAACGACTCAGGAACTGGATCAATCACAAGAGTAAATTCTTTCGCCACTTGGTAAAGGCCTTCTTCAGACCAATCTCCGAACCAGTCGATCACACATCTGTTGAAAAGGGCAGGAGATGAGGCAGTCCTGTTGGAGAAGTCGGGATTGTTGGGATTCATGGTGAAGACAACATGCAAGTTTCTCTGCACATTCTTTATGAAAAGCTTGTAGATTTCGTCGTCGTTGGTAATGTTCTTGGAGTTTGATTCCTTGTACTGACTCAGAAGCAACATGTATTCTTCTCCTTCGAACAGACCCGGGATTTCTCCTGATGCCAGCAAGGCATTCATCTTTTCCAGGAAAGCCGGAGACAGACAGTTTGATTCATCGAAAATGAAGcaaattttctcttgttttacaCCTGCTCTTTTCATCACATTTCTAAGGTCCTCATCGAAGTCCTGAAGGGAATAGTTTCTGCCTGCCTTGATCTGGAAGACGCTGATATTGTTAAGCCATGAAACGAACCGGGAAAGAGTGGTTTTTCCGACTCCTGAAGCGCCGACTAGAAGCAAATGACCAAGAGGCTGCCTAAGCACTCTGTCGATTCTGAGGATGTGTTCCAAAACCTCGTCAAATACCACAATAGGCACGTTCAATTGTTATTAGTAGAAAATCTTGAGCCTGGCTTCTATGTATTTCTTAAGTTCCAAACGGTCAACCGATACATAGTTCTTGGTAAGATAGTTACTGAAGAGAATGGGCCTTTCGAGTGCTGACTGACTCATCGATGGGAAATTTCTCTGAGCAACTTAATCATTAATTTCTCGCACCACTGCTTTTCATCTTCCAAGACCAGCCTATCTTCGAAAAGCCTCAAAGCCTCATGCGCCCACAGACGAACCAAGTCATCAACGCTATCAATCGTTTCAATCGCTTCATTGATGGCATATTTCCAACGCGTGAGCTCTCTGGGAGAGTAGATATAATGCGGTTGGATGTCAGCTGTGAAGTGGCGTTGCGATTCAGTGTAGAATTCCACCATAGCGTTGGTCAAGTATTCGGAGTATTGCCGAAGAGGAACGCTTCTCTTGAGCATTGCCTTGTTGAAAGTGCCGAAGATCTGCTTGAGAGAGTCGAATCCTGGGAAATCGACCAGGATGAGAGGACAGTGCCTGAGGAAACGGGGATTGAGAGGCTTACGACCGATATCGGTGGGAGGATTGCAGGCGCCCACAAACTGGATGCGTTCGAGTGTGATCCACTGGCGATCGGTAGTCCTCCAGAAGCCATGCTGCTCGGTAAGTTGTCTGAGGAAGGTGATAACGGTCATGGTTGCGTATTTGTCAGCATCCGGCAAGTTAATTTCGTCGCAGAAGACGACCAGCCACTTGCTTGGCTGTTTTGGTCTGAGAACGATGCCGCTCACTGTCTTGTTGTACTCGCAATAATGCTAGAACTGCTTCATGATCAGTCCTGGGTTGGTCGATGAGGAGAAGTTCACGAAAATCATCTAGAATTAGGGAAGGGCCTTCAGAGTCGACATCAGTGTCATCGTCTTACCTGAGCCAGGAGGACCGCATAAAAGGAAGGGCCTGTGCTATGAAAGCCAAGAGCAAAGAATTTCCTGGTGACGAAGGGTGTCGACGGTTGGGATAATCACATCTGCATCGGTGACCTTCTGGGGGTCGATTTCGACAGTCGGCACTTTCTTTTTCCAAAGCGACCATTCTCCATCTTCGATTCTGACCTCGAAATCGATGAGAATGTAGGGAACGCCTGCTTGGCCTTCGACCTGGTCGAGCATGGTAGGCAGTTGTATTTCATGGGTTGGCAATATTTCCACGATAGCTCTTGAGAAGTTTCCTCTTTCCTTGAGGGTAAGTGATCCACCGACACCCCACATGATGCTTTGGATCGTCCACTTGCGCATATACTTGACCAAAACTTCATCCTCCATCGGGATATCGTGATGCATGTCATTGTACTCAAGCACGTTGCTGATTCCCTTGCGAATCAAGGCAAAAGTAGCTTCTGTTACACGGATAATGGTGAACTACATAACGTGAGGCAACTTGGAAGCAATTGTCAAACATCTCTCACAGAAGGATTCCTCATTGACGAATAGGAACTAGACTGCCTGTACGCATCGTTCTCTGATGAACTTAGATGGATCCAGGTTGTTGTTTGCAGAGCTatcatcttccttcttctcttcaatCACCTTGGGAACCTTATCATAGTCTTCCTGCTTGAGTCTCAATAAATAATGGTTGAAGATCATTCTGGGAGCAATGACTTCTTCTGAGAACCAGACCATACCGCATCGACTGACGGTGGCCAAAGTGGCGTACTTAAGGGTCTCCACTTCGAACATGATGCGGACGTTGGGTGGGATTTGGATTCTCTATCCGTTGGAGAGAGTGAGTAGCTTGTTATCGTCGAGGACTGAGTTCAAGTTCTCTGCCCATTCAGGATCGACATCACCGTCGAAGATGATCCAATGTCTTCTGCTTGATTCACCTCTCTGGTTTTATGTGATTTTTCTCAGGACTCCTGTGAAGATACCATCAGTCCACTCCAAAGTAGTGTTATCGAGTCTACCGTACAGTTCGTCCTTGGTGATGGCTTTGGGATCGATGACGTAGCTTTCTCCTTTGATCTTGTCGGTTCTTTCAAGAGCGTTGATGAGGACTTGCCAAGCCTTGGATTTTCCGCATCCGGAAGGACCAACCATCATCAAACCGTGGTGCAGTCTTTGGATTTGATAGAGTTGAAGGACTTTTTCGATGAAACTCTCTTCTGGTTGAAGAAGCATCATCTTTGCGACTTTTACGATGTTTTCACGGAGCTATGGCTCCTTGATGGTGGGAATGGATGAGCCAGGGAAGACACCCTGAAGCAAGTTGGAAAGGAGAGGAATATCGTCAGCAATTAGCTTAGGAACCAGTGTCTCGCAAACCGATCTAAGGAGAATCTTCTGCTCGAATTCTTGCAGATCTCTGCCCTTGATGGAACTAACTTCGATATTCTCCTTCTTGAGGTTGAGAATGGCTTCACGCTTCATGTTACCGGCTGAGACAAGGACACTCTTCAATGCTCTGAGGCCGAAATCGTAGTGAGGCTGTGAGGAGAGCTGATCGTTACACAACTCAAAGAGAGATACGATCTTACCGGCTAGCTGTTCGGCTGTCTTGTAGCCTTGAGAATAGAGCATAACTTGTGCAATAAGTTCTCTGTCTGGCTTGACCATGGCCATTTGTCTGAAGAGCTGTTTGAGGTTTTCGGGAAGGTTGGAACGACCAGCATAGCCAGGATTCATTGTGACGAAGCTGCCCACCTGAGGGTTTAGCTTCACGTCTTTACCCATCAATTCGATCTTGCTCTGTCTTTCCCTAAGACCTGTCTGAATGACCAAAATCTGTTGCGAGCATGCAGACAACATACGTTCTTCCAGTCTGTTGAACTCATCGAAGCATCCCCAAGCTCCTACTTGGCACAGACCGATGAAGATACGACCCATAGCGTGGAAATCGAAAGTTTAATCGCAGTTGAACACAAGCACAAAGAAACCCAACTGGCAACCAAGAGCCTTGACTGATTCGGTTTTGCCTGTTCCTGCTGGACCGAAGGGAGCGCCTCCCATTCTCAAATGGATGGCTTGGGTAAGAGTCAAGAAGCAACGATCCGTGAGAGGAGTCTGGACCAATTTTTATCCGACACCCAAGTA
The DNA window shown above is from Nymphaea colorata isolate Beijing-Zhang1983 unplaced genomic scaffold, ASM883128v2 scaffold0215, whole genome shotgun sequence and carries:
- the LOC116268316 gene encoding LOW QUALITY PROTEIN: uncharacterized protein LOC116268316 (The sequence of the model RefSeq protein was modified relative to this genomic sequence to represent the inferred CDS: inserted 11 bases in 11 codons; substituted 44 bases at 44 genomic stop codons); this translates as MVRQNVNLNVQRENSDDQANKLDKRVGILQAEKQKLEKQLEQDKLLSQLARERNSDLIASFASDYALRFVILQKTKEEEVRVESEWTPEMLATTNILLIKKNNFNIYKDVTPFKIAEMLQVRLEIKPIVKEIVAKKQTEKYLNEPELLSAEEITSMGEDVMKWNRDIDSLLSTILVPILAHLKKLSNAKEGYDIKRVYQLIEVLSKDIANQMNKILNEENLMFSSFAAFKSWFEKAEEVFKKFEESMIIEDIISKSNEKDFLSTASIEEGYNHFKGINVLDTSKEGEEALLQAENXFNAQIDVAESYITKKLREKLGGSSNANEMFRIFSKFNGLFFRPRIKSAIEEYQSQLLKTVKESINLLDKKFLQSYVETENFKICNVRDIPMKAGSIVWAKQIKNKLEKYNDKIKEILMENWAXHPEGRECKNKIDALLKKLNTEPIMKEWDKETATILKSNELNKKQLFKLIKKNKYEVAVNFETKYTNLIKEIRSFDSIQPKKSSVLWTGKTLIDFYPFVVSLQESIHSYHQVSAKIDEKVLKLVAEKKKAVMLCINEGFNTFWNENNKNVEKYSKNLAEVVXELHEMQSLVCDKYEIITSTIQSLATCPLKEEVLSEKLKVIQEIIDEFSKREVSNLHIWVPXLNLHLXSIFVKRLEGLIKEWVHEFISFTNNEDQEENKFVFVTEGMRLXLKSENNVFFLDPPLEHAKFVWTQEFHRVIGLICSLPRLESDKYQGSLVKKEKGKENYENVLFKVTPLILXNAYKDIFTIXRSAEDYLKIWFNYEALWIIDAKKIYERLGDDINKWQALLNEIRENRRTFDNSQTEKSYGPLIIDYRLVLNKINTKYDSWHTXILGHFGEKFGETLKTFFNNMHTAKNKLEKINFQNLSADIVEMVNEFQTIKKKYNXWCKEVEKFDSSNKLLERQRYKYPADWMXLDKVMIEWSNLRQIYNRKASQLENXMDRLKEKVLSDEKHLNDKISDIESQWNREKPSTAADIVPKEALTLLXTLNTRINNVRDNYSRCCEAKELLGLXPGNLQKLENLREDIELLREVWNHLQIVWAPYESIRETLITAVTKIKIKELETEAVKELNKTPAKLKQNEPFXAMKQKVGIPGGSYYLMNKKIADLKDECMKPRHWKSLLNKLNINVPQNXITFGRLWKADLXPQRVNYKEIMAVAVGEMVLENMLAKVKEIWLPKDFXLVRYQGKCNLIKGWDEMFEQLDEDLNNLSSMKLSQFYKTFEEEIAQWDDKLQKVRITLDIWIDVQRKWVYLESIFLGSSDIKXMLFNEYTRFKGIDAEFTSLMKKVSSKPNIIETMNMQGLQKTLTRIIDMLSNIQKALSDYLETQRAAFARFYFVGDDDLLXIIGNSKDVAIVQKHFTKMYAGITALQTKNHRXSDLILRMSSREGEVVDFKKSVNITEDPKINVWLTKVDNEMRLSLATFLEEVMSNITKVEEEKENLNEGLLKIIERNPAQVVLLGLQTLWSKKVEDALIEGGGDKLTQVESYIMNFLTVLATNVVADLKKDLRQKFEQAITDFVHQRDVVRKLIANKVDSNKVFAWLYFMRMIYFPKEQDTLKKLSIQMANAQFHYGFEYLGVGXKLVQTPLTDRCFLTLTQAIHLRMGGAPFGPAGTGKTESVKALGCQLGFFVLVFNCDXTFDFHAMGRIFIGLCQVGAWGCFDEFNRLEERMLSACSQQILVIQTGLRERQSKIELMGKDVKLNPQVGSFVTMNPGYAGRSNLPENLKQLFRQMAMVKPDRELIAQVMLYSQGYKTAEQLAGKIVSLFELCNDQLSSQPHYDFGLRALKSVLVSAGNMKREAILNLKKENIEVSSIKGRDLQEFEQKILLRSVCETLVPKLIADDIPLLSNLLQGVFPGSSIPTIKEPXLRENIVKVAKMMLLQPEESFIEKVLQLYQIQRLHHGLMMVGPSGCGKSKAWQVLINALERTDKIKGESYVIDPKAITKDELYGRLDNTTLEWTDGIFTGVLRKITXNQRGESSRRHWIIFDGDVDPEWAENLNSVLDDNKLLTLSNGXRIQIPPNVRIMFEVETLKYATLATVSRCGMVWFSEEVIAPRMIFNHYLLRLKQEDYDKVPKVIEEKKEDDSSANNNLDPSKFIRERCVQAVXFLFVNEESFCERCLTIASKLPHVMXFTIIRVTEATFALIRKGISNVLEYNDMHHDIPMEDEVLVKYMRKWTIQSIMWGVGGSLTLKERGNFSRAIVEILPTHEIQLPTMLDQVEGQAGVPYILIDFEVRIEDGEWSLWKKKVPTVEIDPQKVTDADVIIPTVDTLRHQEILCSWLSXHRPFLLCGPPGSGKTMTLMSTLKALPXFXMIFVNFSSSTNPGLIMKQFXHYCEYNKTVSGIVLRPKQPSKWLVVFCDEINLPDADKYATMTVITFLRQLTEQHGFWRTTDRQWITLERIQFVGACNPPTDIGRKPLNPRFLRHCPLILVDFPGFDSLKQIFGTFNKAMLKRSVPLRQYSEYLTNAMVEFYTESQRHFTADIQPHYIYSPRELTRWKYAINEAIETIDSVDDLVRLWAHEALRLFEDRLVLEDEKQWCEKLXDXVAQRNFPSMSQSALERPILFSNYLTKNYVSVDRLELKKYIEARLKIFYXXQLNVPIVVFDEVLEHILRIDRVLRQPLGHLLLVGASGVGKTTLSRFVSWLNNISVFQIKAGRNYSLQDFDEDLRNVMKRAGVKQEKICFIFDESNCLSPAFLEKMNALLASGEIPGLFEGEEYMLLLSQYKESNSKNITNDDEIYKLFIKNVQRNLHVVFTMNPNNPDFSNRTASSPALFNRCVIDWFGDWSEEGLYQVAKEFTLVIDPVPESFDPPVQEDEARHAILINTIVGMHSTVIELNKKLAKSAKKFNYITPRDFLDFIKHFVEQYNDKKSMLEDQXFHLNVGLDKLKQTETQVLEMQGSLDLKKAELXKKEKXASEKMTLIVQEKTKAKEKQDXSSKLKVVLEAKRIEIHXKKTAVXADLAKAEPALLAAKKNVENISNNDLNTIKSYSKPPANVELALKPIYYMINKDPKFLPKGGKEVTWAEIKSLMSNNFTKQIQELKADDIHEKVKDYVLKEFIRSDNWKLEAITKASSAAGALAGWAXSQLAYADILTRVDPMKKEIAKLQEEGSSLEKQSQELANTIDXLEKKTKLLEQQYETLIREKQEIVTDMAKVEDKVTRSKRLLNNLSSEKYRWEDTSKNFKVQLASVLGDVFLSSAFLAYIGFFDHYYRKMLNHVWRGNLSNNRVKYREELSLIEFLSNPNERLVWRSHXMPSDDLCTENAIIMKRYHKYPLIIDPAGQAMEYLLSLLXDKSFILSSFADDAFLKNLEKSLRFGRPLIVQDVEKIEPILNSVLNKEVYKTGGMVLIRVGDQEIDFNPNFTMFMITRNSNAKFTPDLCSRVTFVNFTITSSSLEDQCLNIFLRNERPDVEEKRLSLMKIQGEYIVKLRELEDSLLDALSNVQGSILESESVISTLEKLKTEASKITEEMKKSNVIMSEVENVTNGYKPIAEAASKVYFALESMSALHYLYEYSLTFFMDTILKLLDSDEKLKKIDRKDYEKRKDSIYNSIFEKIFLRVANSLLSKDLIIFCLKLVSIKLKSEEKGLFDALIRPTTILSTRLSKQFLEGHLNEEQLKQIXELTDHPVFMNLIENIENDERNWLDFLNSANPEEKIPRIKSEASPLGKQLINLILIKVFRPDKFNPIAYQLVKAVLGEECREDYTADFKSMILACKSKEPILLSSAPGFDPSFKVEQLSKXTNSKLLSVAIGSAEGFELADKAIKEGVKTGSWIMLKNVHLAPSWLSELEKKIHVLAPHANFRLFLTAEFSPKIPSTLIRQSYKLVFEPAAGIKASLIRTYKTVLSPARSDRLPVXRSRLHFLLGWLHAVILERLRYTPIGWTKVYEFNEADQRCGLDLIDEYIDAMGSRNNIDINKIPWDAFKTILIENLYGGKVDNEYDSKILVSLVXMFFTPESFDSSYPLYKTEDPGETILRMPDGIKYSQFLNWVXKMPDLESPTWSGLPPNVEKLLKTSETARAITXLHKLQDVNEEXVTLEKKKEEKKSSQLKWLSEVNEKVTKYIQILPREVTKLERTEELMNNPLFRFLEREVTVATKLLNTIIKYSGDIQEMCNGKTLATNVLRELCKEIHSDSVPKMWVSFIIDNTINLTSYIIDLQKRFEQFNRLIASRSYQSSGVWFGGLLFPEAYMTATRQFVAQRNGWSLEELELQTERYSNQDLNEESLLMTGMRIEGGNWSXNNVIVPIGEKEAIGKPLPQMLMRWRKVASKTVXADEMMVPVYLNRTRKNLIMSLKVKCGKNKTTLYQKGIAIILWTN